ctataaatattttcccagtatCCTGCTTGCAcaattaattttctattaaatCGTTTTAATCCATTTAGCTGAACTGATCAATTTTAGGCCAGAAACTGTTTAAATTATCATCAATTAATTATATATTCACTTTATCACTTCCTCTACtaggaaataaatcaaaattactaattttcttaacatattttaaagttacacTTCTTCTTAATATTTAGTGAGAAAACTgtgattatcttttaaatatcataaaatcCTTCAATCTACTTCGAAGTGAAATTTAAATCTCTCTGGTGCTATTTTAAAGTTATAGATTAATGGGGTattcttttccttattcattACAGAAAATTCTGTACCAAGTATTTCGGGTGTGACAATGAGCTGCACAAACCTCTTCTGAAAAGCAGACTTCCTGCCCTTGACCTTGGCAGCACTTTTCCAGGAGGCCAGAGAAATCGGCGATCACCGCCTCAAGTTGTTCCTCTGTTATTTGTGGCTTTTGCTTTACAAGGTTAATGAGAAACCTatgattaaaagcaaaacaaaatacaagagAAGTCTGTTATGCAATGGTATTTTTCTAAAGCCTTCCTAGCAGAGAATTTTCAGAGCCCTAGCAACCCTCACGTAAACGCTCACTCCAGCAACCCATCACCAGACTTAACACGGACACCTTGTCTAACGCTTTCGTCAGAAAGACTGAGACTGGAAACATGCCAAGCGTTCCCTTGGTTGGGACTTATGCAGATTAAAGATGAGACACTATTTCATAGTTCCACCATACTTATATGTAGTGAAATACAGTCTTTTTCTTACTTGCCAGAACATCATTTCCAGTTCGCTCTTCTAAAGTATGTCTTAGCCATGCTCAAAGGCCCAGATTTCCAAACCTCTGCCATCCTTAATTATCACACCTTTACCTGAGCACTGGTTCTACTAATTTCCTGTACTACTCATTTAAGCAATATTTTCATGTTGGAATTAATGTTGACCTGAGGAATAGGGAAGTGCCATAGTAGGTGGCATTCTTGCTGTACCTTGAAACATGCCTCAAATAGTGACagacaaaaaagggaagaacagGTTTTCCAAAATGAAGGTAGATCATTTACAAAGCCAGCAAGTATTAAAATGCATGGGAAGTTGGAGAACACGAGTTCCATTGACTTGCATTACCAACACCATTATGGAATGCCTCCCACAAAGAATTGAAATGTGCATTCCATTTTTAACACTGATACTTCACGGCTGAATCAAATATTACGGTTATTCTCTTCAAAGAGTAAATAGTGTGAAAAAAGATTCAATGATGTTTTTCCAGTGCTTTGGAATGTTACTACCCAGACTTACCCCAAGATATATCCCAATTCTCAAAAATAGATAGCCCGTTTTCCCTTGATCTACAAATGCATCACAACAATAGTTACAACAGAAACTACTTTTACAAATAGGAAGTTGTCTGCCCTAGTGGATTTTTCCAGACTTATGTCCCAATGAGGCAGTGACGACGCTGAGACAAAATTATTATGAAAGCCACTGTAAGTGCTTTGGGGTAATAATGATCACCTAGTGAGCCCAACAGTGTTGGGTGTGTAAGGTAGAAATCTCAACTGCTATTTAGTGCTGCCAGTCCTCTCCATGCTAGTGAATAACAGTGTCTTACTGTTGCTTCATTGTTTGCAGTGCTACACCCTGAGCTTGGCACAGATCCTTGTGGAAGATGAACTTGTCATCAGAGAATGGTGGAGGGACATATGTTTCATCCACCACCAAACTGCTGAAGCATGGCCTCCTGTTGGCATATGAAGAAGTGCAGCACTGGCCAACACCAGGGTTTATAGGACTCTCTTCATGCCTGATGCATAATTGTCCGATAATAAGGCCAGCCTAGGTAGGAGAACGAGACAGAAGAAAGCAAGGAGACTGGGCATTAGCCATAAAATTGATTCAGGTTTCCAGAAAATTGTTGCAATCATTTTTAATGtccataatttataattaatattacaGGAAAAGTTGCTATCTGTGTAGGATTATGTGTTGGCACAATGTAGATTCTTGTTTACCCATTTGTTTGGGATAAGCGTCAGCATTTAGTGACAGATGTTCCATAGGTGACGTTGAAGACAATTCCTTCAGCTATTTGAGTCGGCTATTTGAAACATGCTTCCAGTTACATATATACTTCCAAAGGGGAAAATGTCTCTGCAGTGACCTAGGAGATGGCTTACATTTTCCGTGTATATCTAGTTGAGCTTTCCACTTTACTTTGGGGATTCAGAGAATTACCTTCTGAATGTAAGAATAGCACATACCTAGCCCTTtcatatacatctatatatacatatatgcatacagcTGATATATAATCctaattgaaaagaaataaggccagggtgtgtgtgcacgtgtgtgtctTTAAGGCTTTCCTAATGTAGAATCCTCCTACCTCCCACACTTCAGAGATATTTCTTAAGCAGCTAGCAATAATTTGTAATCAGGGACAGCATATTTTATGTGCGTCCTACGTATCAGGCTGGCATCGAGTGAGCTACGCGGATTACCTCGTTTAAGATAGCCATCAGGAGAGGGTGGTACAGTTTTTATTCTCAAAGGTCTGATGAAAAAACTCAAGCTTAGTGAGATAACTAGCTTCCCTGTGTGACACGGGTAACAAGTGGTGAAAGTGGGATGAGAATGTAGGCAGAAGGCTCTATACTATAGACTCTAGAACCTATACTCCTGAACTTTACACCATCCTGTGTCCTCCCATCCTCTCAAAATTTGGAATTCAATAAGTGATAAAGGTGATGCTTAATCACAGGAAATTTCCCTTTTACTCTAACCTTTGGCAAAAAATTCCAGGTCATGAAGACTAACTAGCAAATAACTCCCCATtatcaaaaacaggaaaagggaaaaagtagatatacagctttattcacaattacaacttgaaggggaaaaataataattaaaaaattgcCCTGTAATCATATGTATGACATGAGTGACAAGAAGTGAAAATTGTTGGCATTACTAACTGCAAAGTCATTTGCTATTCAGAACACAGGACTTACCCTGTTCTATAACCTATACCCTGTCAAAGGGAATAAATTTTCCCTAATATCATAAAAAGATTAtgctagaaaagacaaaaatataggtATGGCTAAAACTAAAATGACTAATTTTAATCTATCAAAgttgaaactttttctttttttttctaacattaaaGTAAGTATTTGgtgaacaaaaagaggaaatcatgAATTGCAGTATGTGTGGGTCATTCTATCTTTCCTGTACATAAAGCTCGCCCAGACATTGCTGAGTAGACCGGCTGCACTTCCACGAACCATTCCAGAAGGATGGGTAGCCTGGCCACATGCCGCTCGTTCACAGCTGAGTTCTCTCATCCCCTCCAACTGTCACTAATCAAATAAGTCCAGCAAAGTCATCTCCACATTGGTTTTTACTATGTCCCCTAAATGGTAATATAAGCCTATTTCAAGTTAAACAGGTCAGAAACAAAATGAGACTAAACAAAACACTCACCACTTGCTCCCCACAGGCCAATTGTTTGTCCTCACTGAGTTGGCAACAAGTGGCTGCTGCGGTTGCCATTTTTCTGGTCAAAGCTATCAGCTCAGGTGGGGTCAGTTGAGGGGCTTTCTTTGTGTAAGCAACAAGAAACCTGAAAGAAGCATTTTTCACCAAATTCTGCTGAGTCATTCACAAGGTTTTGGATTCCTCACTCCTTCTCAAAGCCCTTCTTTTGGTATCAGAAGACATGAAGTCTGCACATTTGTTTCATCCACGTGGTATTTGGACCAACTTTTGAGATGTGTTTACTCTAACAGTCACTCCGTGTACTCCTACTACACCAACATATCACAGTGGGAAAACAAACTCTGCGCAGGAGGCTCATTCCTGTTTCCAAGCTCAAAAGCATCACTGATTTTTAACTTTGACCTTTTGGTATTTTAACCAGGACAGACTAGGATAGAATGGAAATCTGCTGCAAAAATCTGCTTGGTTTGGGGAAGCGGAAGCCCGGGTAGCACAGATCAGACTTCACAGTGCATTCTGTTGCTCCTGTAACAGGGGAGTGGGGAAGGCTACCTGCCGGCAGGGGAAACTGGGTGATCAGATCACACTGACTTCCCATCCAAAGCAGGGCTGAGATTGGAGCAGCCACGGGTGACTAatttacacatatatttccttgccaGTTAATAACTTTAAATCACTAAAGATACTGTTAAAAAACATACGCATTCTGTAGGTAGTAGTCTCCTAATTTCTGGAAGAGGCCGCAGCTTCGCTTGGCCAGCGCTTGGCCCTCCTGGATATATTTCTGTAATTCTTCTTCCTGAAAACAAAAGCATTATTATGTACCGTTTTTTACTCTTTCTGGACACataactttatatataaaaattggcCAATAATGTTTTATTCTAATACCAATCTTAAAGAAATCAgttttagagggttttttttttttaatattaaacacGGTAGAGCGtgaattgtgagaattaaagcAAATGGACATTGGGGAGATTAAGTTTAAAACCTTGTGAATCACAAGGTTATTTGATGACAGAACTCAATCTTTGGATAAAGGATTACAGCTCTTTCCATACAAAATTCTTGCCTTTCTGGAGCTGTTCGAAAATGAATATCATCTGTATTTTGTGCGTCAAAGAACTTTTGgccaacatttttatttctaaagtaaGCCACTAGTTGTTGACTACTAGTTAGTAAATACTTAATATCTAGATGACTGGTTAATAGATATAACTAGCTAACGACTAGTTAATAACTAGGTGCTTTCAAACAAACAGCATTTTTAACTCATGATAGCAATCCAGTTTTTCAGATTCTCCCTAAAAATCTAGAGCAATTTACCCCTTTATCCTGGCATTCAAGAGGGTTTTCAGACTGGGAACACTTCTCCAAGAACTCCTGGTATCCTTTAGCAACTCTTAGAATTACTGGGACAGCAAGCTTAGTATGCCTTCTTGAATATTCATAAGTAAATCTGAAATATGcgtgaaaaaaaatcatgttattgGAATTAACAGACAAATCATTCTTATGTTATATGGCATGCAGAATTAAAATTCAAGTAAATAAACCtggaaatcaaatattattttaactataTGCATGGCAAAACgattaataaaaatatagtccctcaaattgttttaaaattaccttttcttttcttttgcaccCTTCACTTTGGGTTTTCAATTATGGActgtatattcattcattcaacaaatatttttctagtgcCTACTCTATGCAAACATTTCGTTAAGCAGAAAGGATTTAATAATGTATGAGATAAAGTGCTTGGCCTCTTGAAAGCATACATTAtagggagacagaaaagaataaaaaagaaaggggtCATCTAATTTCAGGTGGTGATAAACCAACgaagagaaataaagggagatagaagagagagaaacggGTGACACCTAACTTAGAGTGTGTAATGAAGGAGCGTCTCTCTGCGTATGTCTTTGGAAAAGAAACCTgggtgaaggaagccagacaagTGTCTGGGGGGATGGTCATTCTTGGCTGAGAAAATTTCTCCTGCAAAGAACCTTTCCAATTGAACAACTGcttctattaaataaataattagctTTAGATGTGTACGGATGcataaatttaaagataattcCTGAATTTATTAATTGTATTCCCAGGTTATAGAAATTGGTGATATTAGTTTTGCCACCAATAAATTGTCAACATGGGTTTCTTAAGTCTGGATGTGGTTCTTGTTTGCATAATTTTATGTAGCTGTGCAAACAATGTGTGGCTGTCTAATTTTAATGCAACAATACGATAACATCCTCagggaatattaaaaagaaaattgggcCATTATTTTCATTACTACATTAGAAGCAGTGTCTTAAATTTAGAAAGACCCTTGGAGATCATTAAGTACAATGTCCTAAGAGTTGCCCACATCCCTTCTCTGATAATGTCCCTAGATACACACTGTACAATAGGGGAAAATGTATTAACACTTGCTTCCCTTAAAGGCGAATAGAACGAAAAATGTCTTATCAATTATACTACAAGAAACTACAATTCTGCAAATGTCTCTAAACATGTTCTGATTTTCTTACAGAAATTAAACATGTATTCCATAACTAGCAAATCAATTGCTCCAATAAAACCCCTTCTATCTAGCATTATCTCTTGAGTTATATTTtggagaaaagttttaaaaacatgctCAGTGAAAAGGTACATTTTTAATCATGAACCCTGTGTTACAAAAATACCCACATCCTATTGGGAAGTTCAATGGCGGTCCTCGTGTGAGTAATCCTTACATGGATGACAATGTTTCTGATTCCAGAGATACggatacaaaataaaattccGCCTCAGAAGCAAGCCAGTTAATCACAGCAAGGGTGAAATTCTCATCCCTATAAGATAGATCCCATTCCTTATCCACTAGCTATctgcttaaatatattttggcTCAGAACATTCTAGCATTACCCTCACATGAGCTCAAAAACCATAGCCATCACTCCCCATTTCAACAGCACAAAGCTGTCAGCCACATAATAATCTTTACTTGTGTGAACACACATTTACAGAGTATGTTACCTGGCCATGAAGAGatctttttcctttgaagaaaactggttgaaatctctctctcctaAAAGTCTATTTAGGTTTGGAGATAAGCCTTCAGGTTTGTCATCATTTTCAGCATGAATTATGCATTGAGCAAGTTCAACTGTGGGCAATTTACAGCATTCGACTATGCTGCTTGACAGAATATCTTCTTGAGAACATACATAGGATATAAGTTTTTCCtgtaacaggaaaaataaagcGTAAGTTTTAAAGGTTTATCCTTTAATGCAGACCCTCAGGGCCAGTTCTAGGAAGGAATacaagaagggagggggagggagggtggcagggagaaggaaggaagaaagaaaacattttacctGTCTCCCACTTTAGCATCTCTCCCTACTTtgcctttcctcattcctttccaCCTACCCCTGTTTGCTCATTCCTTTTTCGTAGTTGTCAGCTAAAAccaactgttttattttaataggaaCCTTTTAACACAAGAAAGATATGCACTCCTCAAACCAAATGACGTGCACGTTCTTTCTCTTAGTATTGAAATTTGCTACGAAGAGACATTTGCTGTTGACGTCATGATGTGGAGGGCAAACTTTCTGTTCCATCTTAACGGAACAATCTGCAGTGACCCACTATGACCTCCAGAGGGCAGTCTATAATAGATAAGGAAATGGCAGCACACCCGAAGTggccagaaggaagcagaggtTCCATATCCCTGTCACAGGACTGAAAATTCTGTGTATTCTCAGCAGGGACAACTAGAACTCATCATTCAGCTGTTAAAATCCAACTTACGTGCCatactgaaattaatttttccattttaaaggaaaaggatgATTATGAGCTCCAAAACTTGAaaaacttaattttgaaaaaaatgactgTACAAATTAGTAAAATCATTaattaaaagtgagaaaacagacctcaaagaaatataaaatagttcTTCTTACTGTCTCTAATATACAGATAAATacttctaaaaggaaaaataaatgaaatgggaaaatgtgtCTTTGGGGCCCGCCTTCTCTCAGCTCATCTTCCGTAACTCCTCACACCAGGTTTGTCTGCCTGTCTCAAACACTGTCACCCTCAGGCCTCTCCTGCAGCCTCGGCTTCTTGCTGACATCTAAGATTTTCTCAGCCAAACTTCCATGGGACTGGGCTGAAATGAGCACTTAATCCTCACTTTCAACCTTCTCGAAACCATGTTCCAGCCCTGGTTTCAAGCCATTTGAGTATCTAAGAGCAATGATTGTGAGCCTCCTTAGAGAAGAAGGTGTGTTACAGGGGACCAGGGAGGGAGTAATTTGGGGATAGACAGGCCTCTTGAACAACATCTAGAAAGCCTAGAGTTGGCCCAAAATAGACCAACACCGCAGTGCTTACATTGCAATTGATTATGGCATGCTCGAGGATCCTGTctttgaggtcttttgttttcGATTTTTCACTCTCTTAGAACCCTTTATTCACACCTCTCTTTGGTACGCCTAGCCTTTTACCTTGTAGAACAGTGTCTTGTGTTCTATGTGTTGTTTTCTTGTATTCATATAATAGATGTGTGAATATATAACAGAGtgccttccatgtgccaggcattgtgttggTAGCTTATGGAGAAAACAGTAAACAAGTTCCTAAACCCAACGAGGTCACATGGCTCACCTCTCCTATCAGACTATAAATTCCTTGAGGTCAACTTGTGCCTTCATAACAAGTGTCCCTCACAGTTGCTAGCGCATGGAaaatattcaatacatatttgttgaatgaaagaataaatggacagaaaaacaaatacgtTAAGTAAAGGATCTGCCACCAAGATCCTGTGTGGAGGCCTCCTGAGATGTCATCCTCTCCTTTAGAAATAAGAATGAATGGGCACTGGTCTCTCAAGAGGAGAGCACCGCTTAAGCGAAAGCAAGACTAAAAAAGTTCTGCTACCAAAATACCTGTAACTTCACTCATTTGGCTAGTTACCATACCCTGTGACCAACTCAAGTCAGACAACCTCCTTCCATTTAGAATGAGAGCAAACGAAAGCAAAAAGagtggaaatatttcttttttaggaagtAAGACTCTTTACCCCATCCTGCACACACTCCTCCACGTTTCCCCTGCAACATTCCTCATGTGCGTGGGCCACATCCAGGACTAGCTTCTGAATTTCAGTAAAATTAGCCTTGGAATACCTTTGACTCAGTGTGGTAACCGTTCTAGGGGGGGAAAAAGGAGTTAGAACTCAATCTTGGTTatctaacaaaattaaataacatttatggaGTATTGGTATAGTGGCAGCTCcaaagagaaagaactggaatGGTCttcttgattaaaaagaaaaggaaaagtgacaCAAGTCTTGTCAATTCCAGCCCCATCTTTCAAGGCAGTGGCTCTGTGAACTGTGACCTGGCCCCACAAATGGTTTGGAGGGGATTTATCTTTCCCTAAAAC
This genomic window from Equus przewalskii isolate Varuska chromosome 3, EquPr2, whole genome shotgun sequence contains:
- the AFP gene encoding alpha-fetoprotein isoform X2, producing MKWVVSILLIFLLNSTESRTMHSNAYGIASALDSFQCSPEMNLVDLATIFFAQFVQEATYKEVSKMVKDVLTVTEKSTGSEQPTGCSENRLSAFLEEICHEEEIPEKYGLSGCCSQNEEERHNCLLARKKDSPASIPPFQVPEPVTSCKAYEENREMFLNRYLYEIARRHPFLYSSTALYLASHYDKIISACCKSENAVECFQSKAATITKELRETSLLNQHVCAVIRNFGPRTLQAITVTTLSQRYSKANFTEIQKLVLDVAHAHEECCRGNVEECVQDGEKLISYVCSQEDILSSSIVECCKLPTVELAQCIIHAENDDKPEGLSPNLNRLLGERDFNQFSSKEKDLFMARFTYEYSRRHTKLAVPVILRVAKGYQEFLEKCSQSENPLECQDKGEEELQKYIQEGQALAKRSCGLFQKLGDYYLQNAFLVAYTKKAPQLTPPELIALTRKMATAAATCCQLSEDKQLACGEQVAGLIIGQLCIRHEESPINPGVGQCCTSSYANRRPCFSSLVVDETYVPPPFSDDKFIFHKDLCQAQGVALQTMKQQFLINLVKQKPQITEEQLEAVIADFSGLLEKCCQGQGQEVCFSEEGPQLISKTRAALGV
- the AFP gene encoding alpha-fetoprotein isoform X1, whose amino-acid sequence is MNLVDLATIFFAQFVQEATYKEVSKMVKDVLTVTEKSTGSEQPTGCSENRLSAFLEEICHEEEIPEKYGLSGCCSQNEEERHNCLLARKKDSPASIPPFQVPEPVTSCKAYEENREMFLNRYLYEIARRHPFLYSSTALYLASHYDKIISACCKSENAVECFQSKAATITKELRETSLLNQHVCAVIRNFGPRTLQAITVTTLSQRYSKANFTEIQKLVLDVAHAHEECCRGNVEECVQDGEKLISYVCSQEDILSSSIVECCKLPTVELAQCIIHAENDDKPEGLSPNLNRLLGERDFNQFSSKEKDLFMARFTYEYSRRHTKLAVPVILRVAKGYQEFLEKCSQSENPLECQDKGEEELQKYIQEGQALAKRSCGLFQKLGDYYLQNAFLVAYTKKAPQLTPPELIALTRKMATAAATCCQLSEDKQLACGEQVAGLIIGQLCIRHEESPINPGVGQCCTSSYANRRPCFSSLVVDETYVPPPFSDDKFIFHKDLCQAQGVALQTMKQQFLINLVKQKPQITEEQLEAVIADFSGLLEKCCQGQGQEVCFSEEGPQLISKTRAALGV